A segment of the Jatrophihabitans sp. genome:
GGGGTCGGCGTCGGGGTCAGGCTCGGCGACCTGGGCCCTGCCGTTGACCCGCAGCCGGTACTGGTCCTCGAAGTCGATGAAGAACAGCCCCACCCGCCCAGTCGCCCGGATGTTGCCCAGAGTCGAGAACAGCCCGTTGCCGTCGTAGAACGGCAGCACCAGCGTTCGGTCGTCGAGCACCCGGACGAAGCCGGGGCGACCGCCCTTGTACGTGCACTCCGGCTGGCCGGCCGCGTCCACCGTGGCGATGAAGAGCATCCGGCAGCCGGCGATGAACTCCGCCTGCTCCGGCGAGAGCCCTGGCCGGATGAAGTGCTGCGCCAGCCGGTCGGCCAGGCGCCGGGTGTCGAACTGGTCCTGCAACTGGCGTGACTCGGGACTGAAGAGGTCCTCTCCTCGCAGCGGCGCGTCAGCTGCCGAGGCCCCCTCAGCCGAGACCGAAGAGGACATCTTGAACCCTGCGGTAGAACTCGCTGGCCACCGCGCCGCGGATGGCGACGCCGAGGGCGAGCTCGTGCACGGTCTCCGGGGCGCGCTCCAGCAGCGACATGAACACGTGGTCGAACCACTCACGCCCGTGGTCCTCATCGACGTGCACGTGCACTTCCTGGTAGCGGACCACGTCCTGGGGCACTCCCAGCCGTCGGCAGGCGGCGACGTTGGCGCCGAACCGCGCCGGCGCGGTCTGCTCCAGCAGGCCGATGCCGGCCAGGCTGCGAAGCGCGTACCGCCGGCGCAGGCCGTACATCAGCAGGTTGACCGCGTTGTTGTAGACCTCCGGCTGCTCGAGCAGACCGAGGTCCACCCCGCGCGGCTCCACCACTTCGCGGCGGAACCAGCTGGTGGAATGGTCGAACATGACGGTGTGCACGCCGGCCGGGTCGCCGTTGCCCATCTCGTCCCAGAAGTTCTCCGCGATGGTCATCTTGGTGACGCCCGTGGTGCCGACCTGGGACAGCGCGATGATGTCGTCGAAGCGGCCGTCGACCTTCTCCTCCGCCAGCATGAACATGCCGACGTCGAGCAGGCTCGCCTGGTCGCGCAGGTAGGCGCAGAGGTCGTGGTACTCGTGCTGGGCGGCGAAGTCGAAGTACCAGTCCCGGAAGTCCGCCGCGGCGGTCGGCAGAGCGGGACCGGCCAGCACCCGGGCCTCTTCGTAGGCGTTCCAGGCCCCCTCGATCTCGGCCACCCGCTCCGGCGTGGTCCACTCGCCGAGTTCGGCGCTGCGCTCGGGCGGAACGAAGAAATCCATGTAGTGCCGGTGCAATTCGCGCAGGCAGGCCAGCTTGGCCTCGCGGTCGGGGACGGCTGTCAGATCTGTCGGAAAGGCCCGGGCTACATCGCTGCTGAGCAAAGCGGTCACTGCGCGCTCCTTTCAGACTTGGCAGCACGCCGAGCCTTCGCGGATCGTACAATCGGGCCTGTGACGCAGTCAACAATGTCGATTTCGCTTTAGTTTAAGGGCGTTTAGCAGTGTTGACGAGTGTCGGCGGCTGAGCCGCTTCTGCGCCTGACGCACCCGGACTCCTACGTGGGCAGCGGCGGGGAGGGATTCCAGGGTCGCCGTCGAGGGCGAACGGTGATCAAATAGCGCGAGGCGTTCCGGCGCGTCGAGGCGGCGAGTCAGCCGTCCGGCCGGGACTATCCGTGGTGCGGACGCGCACTTTGCATGGGATTGTGAATTTGCTGTGTCGACCACCGGGGCCCGGGGACCCCCACGACAAGATGGCGGTACCGCGATGTATGCGATGCAGACGTCCGGTCCGGAGGCCACGGGCCCCAGGACTGGCGGCGCGCAACTGCGCGAGCTGCTGCTGGCTGGGTTGGTCGATCGGCTGCCGGCCGCGATCTACGCCGCCGAGTCAGGCGTGGAGGGGCGATGGCTGTATGCCAGCCCGCAAATTCAGGAGATCCTCGGATTCAGCGCTGAGGAACTGATCGCCGACCCCAGTCTGTGGGCCCGGCAACTGCATCCCGAGGACCGTGACCGGGTGCTGGGCTCAGAGGTGATGCGGGTCGGGAACTGTCGTTGCCAGGCGGAGTACCGGATGATCCGCCGCGACGGCCAGGTGATCTGGGTGCTCGACGACGCGTTGCTGGAGGAGGTCGGCGAGCGCGCGCTCCAGCACGGAATGCTCTATGACATCACGGCCCGCAAGCGCACCGAGTTGCTGCTGGCCGAGCACGCCGACATCGTCGAGCGGGTAGCCCGCGGCGACGAGCTGGAGGCGACCCTGATCGAGCTGGCCGCCGCGACCGAGGCAGTCAGCGGCACCGCGCGCTGCGTCATCAAGGTCGAGGCCGGAGCAGGCCTGGGATACGCGATCCTCAGCTGCTCCAGGGGGATTCTCGACTCGACCGACCTCGAACGGTTTGGACCAGCCAGCCACCAGGCGGACTTCGCCGCGCCCAACGGCGACCCGCTGGGACGGGTGAGCCTGCACTACCCCGACCTCGCGGTGGCCCAGGACCAGGACGTGGACCTGGCCGGCTGGGCTGCCAGCCTGGCCTCGGTCGCGGTGCTGCGCGCTGCCGAGCATGCCCGGGTGACGCTGTCCATGTCGCTGCTGGAGGCGACGCTGGACGCCACCGCCGACGGGATCCTGGTGATCGACGCTGACGGCCGGATCCTGGGCCACAACCAGAAGTTCCTCGACATGTGGCGGATCGAGCCGGCCGTGCTGGCCGCCGGGCACGACGAGCAGCTGCGCGCCTCGGTGCTGGACCAGCTGGTCGACCCCGAGGCCTTCACCAGGCAGGCCGACCGGCTGGCGGCGACCCCGGCCGAGTGCAGCCACGACGAGGTGGAGTTTCTGGACGGCCGGTTCTTCGAGCGTTACTCCCAACCGCAGCGGGTCGACGGGATGACCGTGGGACGGGTCTGGAGCTTTCGCGACATGACCCTGCACCGCCAGTTGGAGCAGGAGCTGCGAGCCCAGGCGTTCACCGACCCGCTGACGCCGCTGGCCAACCGGACCTATTTCATCCAGCAGGTCACGGCGGCGCTGGGCTCCAGCCGGCGCCGGGAGGACAGCATGGCCGTCCTGCTGCTGGACCTCGACGACTTCAAGACGGTCAACGACAGCCTCGGCCACGTCGCCGGCGACGCTTTGCTGATCGCGGTCGCC
Coding sequences within it:
- a CDS encoding iron-containing redox enzyme family protein → MTALLSSDVARAFPTDLTAVPDREAKLACLRELHRHYMDFFVPPERSAELGEWTTPERVAEIEGAWNAYEEARVLAGPALPTAAADFRDWYFDFAAQHEYHDLCAYLRDQASLLDVGMFMLAEEKVDGRFDDIIALSQVGTTGVTKMTIAENFWDEMGNGDPAGVHTVMFDHSTSWFRREVVEPRGVDLGLLEQPEVYNNAVNLLMYGLRRRYALRSLAGIGLLEQTAPARFGANVAACRRLGVPQDVVRYQEVHVHVDEDHGREWFDHVFMSLLERAPETVHELALGVAIRGAVASEFYRRVQDVLFGLG
- a CDS encoding pyridoxamine 5'-phosphate oxidase family protein, whose product is MSSSVSAEGASAADAPLRGEDLFSPESRQLQDQFDTRRLADRLAQHFIRPGLSPEQAEFIAGCRMLFIATVDAAGQPECTYKGGRPGFVRVLDDRTLVLPFYDGNGLFSTLGNIRATGRVGLFFIDFEDQYRLRVNGRAQVAEPDPDADPGALVLVTVTSEVVYDLCERYVHKMRFVQESEYCPAPGYQPPPAPYLAKSLYDGVRPGQPPSDQVGDSAERST
- a CDS encoding EAL domain-containing protein; this encodes MYAMQTSGPEATGPRTGGAQLRELLLAGLVDRLPAAIYAAESGVEGRWLYASPQIQEILGFSAEELIADPSLWARQLHPEDRDRVLGSEVMRVGNCRCQAEYRMIRRDGQVIWVLDDALLEEVGERALQHGMLYDITARKRTELLLAEHADIVERVARGDELEATLIELAAATEAVSGTARCVIKVEAGAGLGYAILSCSRGILDSTDLERFGPASHQADFAAPNGDPLGRVSLHYPDLAVAQDQDVDLAGWAASLASVAVLRAAEHARVTLSMSLLEATLDATADGILVIDADGRILGHNQKFLDMWRIEPAVLAAGHDEQLRASVLDQLVDPEAFTRQADRLAATPAECSHDEVEFLDGRFFERYSQPQRVDGMTVGRVWSFRDMTLHRQLEQELRAQAFTDPLTPLANRTYFIQQVTAALGSSRRREDSMAVLLLDLDDFKTVNDSLGHVAGDALLIAVAERLQTCVDGGDVAARLGGDEFVVLLRQLSGAEDAVYAAERVLAALSTPLVVEGQTLTIRASIGIALPLGTEDAGDLLRNADLAMYMAKRDGGGRCHCYAPEMHVEAMARLALKADLEHAIEADELIVHYQPVLDLRSFQIVSMEALVRWQHPERGVISPEEFVALAEESRLIDRLGSVVLRQACNQLAQWRRSIPAQCELTVSVNVSPRQLSDPGLIEEIERALWVAGLPASALVLEITESSLATPTVDVVTVLTQLKDLGVALALDDFGVGYSSLGQLVNFPLDIVKVDKSFVDRLNGEHSGAALLRAVLQVAEALSLETTIEGIEDEHQLQQVRALGCGRGQGFLLSRPLDVDAASDLLAGRTSPARAVTGRHSIMQG